The following nucleotide sequence is from Catillopecten margaritatus gill symbiont.
GCCGTGATGGATTTTAATCCCATGTGCCGTATAATCCTTATCCAAGGCCGCTTGAATCATCGAATCAAAACCCCGCAACAAAGTATCCGCTCTGCCAAAAATCTCAACCTCACTCCCAAGCGCATTCAACACCCCCGCCAATTCAACCCCAATATAACCCCCGCCGATAACTGCCACTTTTTTAGGCAATTTTTCTAATTCAAAGAAACCATCGGAAGTAATGCCGTGTTCAGCCCCTTTAATATTGGGAACAGCAGGCTCTCCCCCTGGGGAAAGCACGATATGCTCAGCGGTGTAATTTTCGCCATTCACAGACACGGTGTTTTTATCCACTAACTTGCCAAAACCGTGGATATAATCAATGCCCAGTTTTTCTAAATAGCCGTCATACCAAGTGGTAATGCCATTAATGTATTCGTCTCTTGCAGTTTTTAAAGCCTTCCAATCAAAGCCTTTTTGCCCAACATCAAACCCAAAACCCTTAGCACTACTAATCTGCGTTGCCGTATTCGCCGCAAACCACATCACTTTTTTCGGCACACAACCGACATTCACGCAAGTGCCACCGATGGTTTTAACCTCAATCACCAAGCATTTTTTGCCATATTCTGCTGCGCGTTCAACGGCTGATAAACCCCCACTACCTGCGCCAATTGCTATCATGTCATAATGTTTTTTCATTTTTTGTCCTTTTTTTTTGTTTTATTTATTTCTAAACTGTTTTACAATTTTTGCATTAGATTGATTTTATTTCTAAATATTTTTAAAGCCTGTTGATAATACTCAATCGCTTTATCAACCTTGCCTAAACGAGCATAAGCCAAACCTAGATTACCAAGATATTGCCCTCACCTTGACGGTCTTTAATCTCTCGACTAATCTAAAGCCTGTTGATAATACTCAATCGCTTTATCAACCTTGCCTAAACGAGCATAAGCCAAACCTAGATTACCAAGACGATTACCCTCACCTTGACGGTCTTTAATCTCTCGACTAATCTCTAAAGCCTGTTGATAATACTCAATCGCTTTATCAACCTTGCCTAAACGAGCATAAGCCAAACCTAGATTACCAAGACATTACCCTCACCTTGACGGTCTTTAATCTCTCGACTAATCTCTAAAGCCTGTTGATAATACTCAATCGCTTTATCAACCTTGCCTAAATCAGCATAAGCCACACCTAGATTACCAAGATCACTACCCTCACCTTGACGGTCTTTAATCTCTCGACTAATCTCTAAAGCCTGTTGATAATACTCAATCGCTTTATCAACCTTGCCTAAACGAGCATAAGCCAAACCTAGATTACCAAGTGCAACCCCTTTATGTTGTTGATTATTACTATTTTTTAATATAGTTTGAAAATACTTTATTGATTCTTCAACTTTACCCATTCTTTGGGATAACAAACCTAATTGGTTTAATCCATGAATATTAACAGGGTCTAATACAATAACTTCTTTTAGATATCGATAAGATTCTTCTGCATTGGTAAAGTATAAAAGTGCTGATAATGCCAATTTATTGGCAATAGCGTCTTTATTTGATGCTTGTTCTAACGCTTTAACCGCACAGCTAATATTATCTTCTGCAAGACATTTTTTGAATTTTTGGTTTTTTATAACAGGTGCTAGAGATTTTTTTAGTTCCTCAACTTCAAGTTTGGTTGCTTCCTGGTCTCTAGTTATGTTTTCAACTGTTTTTTCTAAGATAGCATTTG
It contains:
- the garB gene encoding Glutathione amide reductase, which gives rise to MKKHYDMIAIGAGSGGLSAVERAAEYGKKCLVIEVKTIGGTCVNVGCVPKKVMWFAANTATQISSAKGFGFDVGQKGFDWKALKTARDEYINGITTWYDGYLEKLGIDYIHGFGKLVDKNTVSVNGENYTAEHIVLSPGGEPAVPNIKGAEHGITSDGFFELEKLPKKVAVIGGGYIGVELAGVLNALGSEVEIFGRADTLLRGFDSMIQAALDKDYTAHGIKIHHGTTIDKVSKDKTIFTNHGEFGGFDEIIWAVGRNPMTQHLGLEAAGVECDQRGFIPTDKFQVTNVATIFALGDATGRAPLTPVAIAAGRRLSDRIYNGMTDRHLDYNNIATVVFSHPPIGTIGLTEAEANEKFDKVKIYKSEFTPMADALLEHKTTTALKLVCEGNDEKVVGCHIMGHGADEMLQGFAVAIKMGATKKDFDDTIAIHPSSAEELVTMR
- the ycf3_1 gene encoding Photosystem I assembly protein Ycf3, coding for MIDKIKQLIVANENALFVVLVGAIFGIIAFFIKRYVFKDNTNAILEKTVENITRDQEATKLEVEELKKSLAPVIKNQKFKKCLAEDNISCAVKALEQASNKDAIANKLALSALLYFTNAEESYRYLKEVIVLDPVNIHGLNQLGLLSQRMGKVEESIKYFQTILKNSNNQQHKGVALGNLGLAYARLGKVDKAIEYYQQALEISREIKDRQGEGSDLGNLGVAYADLGKVDKAIEYYQQALEISREIKDRQGEGNVLVI